The DNA window GGTGGGCAAAATCCTAAGGGTTTTCCCATCGACATCTCTGGTGTTGCTGATCAATGATCCGACGAGTGGTGCCGGCGTGATTCTTGAGAAGTCGCGCTTGCAAGGAATCGTTAAAGGAAGCCCGAACGCAAACGGTTCCATCGTGATGCGGAACGTGATGGCCGATGAAAAGGTGGAAGTCGGCGATCGCATCCTGACGAGCGGCGGCGATCGCGTGTTCCCGAAAGGCATGCTGGTGGGAACCGTGGCCGCGGCGGCACCCGGACAGGACTTCTTCCTCAACATCAAGGTGAAGCCCGCGGCTGCGATCACACGTCTGGAAGAAGTGCTGGTTATCACGAAGGTAGAAGACCGGGCGCCGGAGGCCGTGGCGACCGATAACCCGATACGTGCGATCGACGTACTTGCGGAGCGTTTGCCAACCGTTGCCCCTCCACCGCCGAAGCCGGATGCCGCCAGTCCGGGAACTGCCGTGACAGGAACGACTGCTGCGACCGGAGCGACGAAGCCTAAACCTGCCAGTACCAATCCGAATCCAGAACTGAATCCGGCTGTAAAACCCGCACCTGCGCAGGCACAAGGTGCCGAAAAAGCCAAGACGGTTAAACAGGCGCAGACTGCCAAGCCTGAGGAAGTCGAGCCGAAGGACACGCCCCGCTAGTGACGATCGCGAACCCAAGGACAGAACGGATCGAGGTTTACCGGTTTAATCCGTTTGTGACCGTGCTGGTGGTCTTGCTTGCGCTTATCCTGCAGGCATTCCTTCCGGTCAAGTTGCACTTCTTCAGCGCCTTCGACCTGCCTCTTATTATCACGATCTTCTTTGCGGTGGCGCGGCGGAGCCAGATATCCGGATGCCTTACAGGAGCTG is part of the Terriglobales bacterium genome and encodes:
- the mreC gene encoding rod shape-determining protein MreC, translated to MENVISRVRNTANLIVLMVVILLQIIGLAVQVQRPSEGGSTRLIRVWAISIVTPLTRSIVHTENWFSTKWHDYVWLRGVRQENEDLRNEIVQMKMREIRLVEDANQARRLQLLLGFKQQYIAKTVAAQVISTTGSEFSRAVYIDKGAKDGLAADMPVVSPEGVVGKILRVFPSTSLVLLINDPTSGAGVILEKSRLQGIVKGSPNANGSIVMRNVMADEKVEVGDRILTSGGDRVFPKGMLVGTVAAAAPGQDFFLNIKVKPAAAITRLEEVLVITKVEDRAPEAVATDNPIRAIDVLAERLPTVAPPPPKPDAASPGTAVTGTTAATGATKPKPASTNPNPELNPAVKPAPAQAQGAEKAKTVKQAQTAKPEEVEPKDTPR